The following coding sequences lie in one Nitrospinota bacterium genomic window:
- a CDS encoding tetratricopeptide repeat protein: MRKDSYRLKLSLNLLVILSFIFIFSIVHATEKIQNKEEDQYLFAKGLYRDGIYQLALKELKIFLGDYPQSKYVPDVLSYIADIYFKQKEESEAFGYYKEIITHHKDYPKREKILIRYFEKQYGSKNYKEALDSVEIIISEYPKSRFIKKAYRYKGEVLL, from the coding sequence TTGAGAAAGGATAGTTATAGATTAAAGCTGTCTTTAAATCTTTTAGTTATTCTTAGCTTCATTTTTATCTTTTCTATAGTCCATGCCACTGAAAAAATTCAAAATAAAGAAGAAGACCAATATCTCTTTGCAAAAGGCCTTTATAGGGATGGAATATATCAACTTGCTCTGAAAGAGCTGAAAATATTTTTAGGAGATTATCCCCAGAGCAAATATGTCCCAGACGTTCTTTCTTATATCGCCGATATTTATTTCAAGCAGAAAGAGGAATCAGAAGCCTTCGGATATTATAAAGAGATTATCACACATCACAAGGACTACCCGAAAAGGGAAAAGATACTCATCCGATATTTTGAAAAACAGTATGGATCAAAAAATTATAAAGAGGCGCTCGATTCTGTCGAGATCATCATTTCAGAATACCCAAAAAGCAGATTTATTAAAAAGGCCTATCGATATAAAGGGGAAGTGCTTTTAA
- a CDS encoding PHP domain-containing protein, translating into MKSEFADLHLHTKYSDGLSSPEEVVERSKKIGLKAIAITDHDSIMGIESGLKAGEKNGIEVIPSVELTATEGNEDIHILGYFIDWRDKNLEKKILKIKKLREERMLRMIKKLKDLGVYIDVDRFMAFSGDGCVGRLHLARFLKNEGWVSSLFEAFDRFIGNGKPAYIEIDALSFKEAIDIILKAKGIPVFAHPGLQRRDHLIPEMMRFGLKGLEIYHPSHTSEDIKHYLNIAEKYDLVITGGSDCHGNYNSDILIGKTKLPMSYVERLKELAVKIK; encoded by the coding sequence ATGAAAAGTGAATTCGCTGATCTCCATCTTCACACAAAATACTCCGATGGTCTCTCTTCACCAGAAGAAGTTGTTGAGAGATCAAAAAAAATTGGTTTGAAGGCTATAGCTATTACTGATCATGATTCGATTATGGGAATTGAATCTGGGCTTAAAGCTGGAGAAAAGAATGGGATTGAGGTTATTCCTTCTGTTGAGCTTACTGCTACAGAGGGAAATGAAGATATTCATATATTAGGATACTTTATTGATTGGAGAGACAAGAACTTAGAAAAGAAAATTCTTAAAATCAAAAAATTGCGTGAAGAGAGGATGCTTCGAATGATAAAGAAACTAAAAGATTTAGGGGTTTATATAGATGTGGATAGATTCATGGCATTTTCTGGTGATGGTTGTGTTGGGAGGCTGCACCTTGCCCGTTTCTTAAAAAACGAGGGATGGGTATCTTCTCTGTTTGAGGCCTTTGATAGATTTATTGGAAATGGTAAACCAGCTTATATAGAAATAGATGCCCTGAGTTTTAAAGAAGCCATCGATATTATTTTAAAAGCTAAAGGTATACCTGTTTTTGCTCATCCTGGTTTGCAAAGAAGAGATCATCTTATTCCAGAGATGATGAGGTTTGGTCTTAAGGGTTTGGAGATCTACCATCCTTCTCATACCTCTGAAGATATAAAGCACTATCTAAATATTGCAGAAAAATATGATCTCGTCATTACAGGTGGTTCAGATTGTCATGGGAATTATAATAGTGATATATTGATAGGTAAAACAAAATTACCAATGTCTTATGTGGAAAGGCTGAAAGAACTAGCCGTTAAAATAAAATAG
- a CDS encoding HD domain-containing protein, with protein MGNFTLLSKDILNSLKIASLLKDIDSLSKDLKKEVYLVGGIVRDFILGMVKENEMDIAVEGDVKVFGEELARRISGSFFCLDKKRSLFRVVLKKGEEFVQIDIVGFREGMIEEDLLLRDFTVNSLAVKLKDILEEKGVSVIDPSEGIKDIQNKIIRVKDEKILEDDPLRLLRGIRFLTLGFHLEERTEKFIKAKSHLIKTVSPERIKEELFKIFLSPKSSYFIQKLYKLNLLEFLFQEIKSLENISIGEGKRYNLWKHSLNTLIFLEEIFDSLEFLFPHYFDWLKVHLKEEVEANISKKEIAKFCALFHDIGKPKTMTEDNQGNRRFFEHEKVGAEIGKNFGLGLKMSNRSVDSIKKIILNHLRPLHMSKAEKLSERAFFRFFKDIGKEGVEVCLIALADAKATLKEGRDLNNTDVSGVIDRLFDYYLNRYIKFEEKPLIRGKDLINLYGIKPGPIFGEILREVQEARGSGIIIDRNEALKYIEEIFGIDQIRQYL; from the coding sequence ATGGGGAATTTTACCCTCCTTTCTAAGGATATATTAAACAGTCTGAAGATAGCTTCTCTTTTGAAAGATATCGATTCCTTATCAAAGGATTTAAAGAAAGAAGTCTATCTTGTAGGAGGGATTGTCAGGGATTTTATTCTGGGAATGGTAAAAGAAAATGAAATGGATATTGCAGTTGAAGGGGATGTAAAGGTTTTTGGAGAGGAGTTGGCCAGAAGAATTTCAGGCTCTTTTTTCTGCTTGGATAAAAAGAGGTCTCTATTCAGGGTTGTGCTGAAAAAGGGAGAAGAGTTTGTCCAGATTGATATTGTTGGTTTCAGAGAGGGCATGATTGAAGAAGATCTTCTTTTGAGAGACTTTACAGTGAACTCTCTTGCTGTGAAATTAAAAGATATATTGGAAGAGAAGGGGGTCTCAGTTATTGACCCTTCAGAGGGAATAAAAGATATTCAGAATAAGATTATACGCGTTAAAGATGAAAAAATTTTAGAAGATGATCCTCTAAGGTTGTTAAGAGGTATCAGATTTTTAACATTAGGTTTTCACTTAGAAGAAAGGACTGAAAAATTCATCAAAGCTAAATCACATCTTATAAAGACAGTTTCTCCTGAGAGGATAAAGGAAGAGTTGTTCAAGATATTTTTATCCCCCAAAAGCAGTTATTTTATCCAAAAGCTCTATAAATTAAACCTTTTAGAATTTCTTTTTCAAGAGATAAAGTCCTTAGAGAATATATCTATAGGTGAAGGGAAAAGATACAACCTGTGGAAACATAGTCTCAATACCTTGATTTTTTTAGAAGAGATTTTCGATAGTCTCGAATTTTTGTTTCCTCATTATTTTGATTGGCTAAAAGTTCATCTCAAAGAAGAGGTCGAGGCAAATATCTCTAAAAAAGAAATAGCAAAATTCTGCGCTCTCTTCCATGATATTGGAAAACCAAAGACAATGACGGAGGATAATCAGGGTAATAGAAGATTTTTTGAACATGAAAAAGTAGGTGCAGAAATAGGGAAAAATTTTGGTTTAGGATTGAAGATGAGTAATCGTTCAGTAGATAGTATCAAAAAAATAATATTAAATCATTTAAGACCTCTTCATATGAGTAAAGCCGAGAAGCTTTCAGAAAGAGCTTTTTTTCGGTTTTTCAAAGATATTGGGAAAGAAGGTGTTGAAGTCTGTCTGATTGCCCTTGCTGATGCAAAGGCTACTCTGAAAGAAGGCAGAGATTTGAATAATACTGATGTGAGTGGAGTTATAGACAGGTTATTTGATTATTATTTAAATCGATATATAAAATTCGAAGAGAAACCTCTTATTAGAGGTAAAGACTTAATCAATTTATATGGTATAAAACCAGGACCTATTTTTGGAGAAATATTAAGAGAGGTTCAAGAGGCTAGAGGTTCTGGAATAATAATTGATAGAAATGAGGCTTTGAAATATATAGAAGAAATTTTTGGAATTGATCAGATTCGTCAATACTTATAG
- a CDS encoding pitrilysin family protein, which translates to MREDFLSKIFKISIFLFLFVVLLLKNSDAETDRENPSIFGLQNGMKVILLEDHSSPVVALNVWVNVGSADEKKKEAGLSHVYEHMLFKGTKKRGVGEIAKEVEAAGGNINASTSYDYTIYYIVIASRYLDTALDILSDAIINPTFDPKELERELDVILEEVKRAKDLPERELHDKLFSKSFRVHPYGKPIIGYEQTIKSLTRKKLLEYFDRWYVPENMFLVVTGDFDKDILIPKVKDAFGRFKKDYLPERERLLEPTQDELRNVIFSRDVKKARLSLAFHIPEATHQDTYALDVLALILGQGESSRLFQRVKIQKELANSIYSYALSLKDPGIFLVEASLEKAKVQDALKNILEELFKLKQESVSSRELKKAKINLKSDFIYKKETMQGQARSLGFFHAVFGDISYQKKYIEEIDKVSAKDIMRVAGKYLKDTNMTVGILLPKDTKEFIDIKDIKRITKDIKGELEKRPSKQAESEIIKKKLDNGLTLLIKQNHGVPIVAMRGVFLGGVRFEVSENNGVSNFVAEMFTKGTKTKSSLDIANEIESIAGSVSGFSGRNSLGVEAVVLSQFFDKGIELFADLILNPSFDNEELEKKRREIIYNIQREEDNLIQSTAKIFYSTLFKNHPYGMTSLGTINSVKNLSRNDLKEFYQKYIIPNNMVLSIVGDINSNEVIKKVETLFGKWRSHDFIFPHIPKEKTVEKVRVKTKRREKKQTHIMLGFLGTSMKGPDRYPLEVLNSILSGQGGRLFIELRDKESLAYTVTSFNRLGIEPGYFGVYIATSPEKEEQAIKGIKRELRKIVEREVSVQEIERAKKSLIGDYEIGLQRYSAQAADMGFNEIYGLGFDEFKRYYKKISKVTTGDVLLIAKKYLNLDAYILAVIRP; encoded by the coding sequence ATGAGAGAGGATTTCTTGTCGAAGATTTTTAAAATATCGATATTTCTTTTTCTATTCGTCGTTTTGTTATTAAAGAATTCTGATGCAGAAACCGATCGAGAAAATCCTTCCATCTTTGGTTTGCAAAATGGGATGAAGGTGATTCTCTTAGAGGATCACTCTTCACCTGTTGTAGCGCTTAATGTTTGGGTGAATGTGGGAAGCGCTGATGAAAAGAAGAAAGAAGCAGGTTTATCTCATGTATATGAACACATGCTTTTTAAGGGTACAAAGAAAAGGGGAGTTGGTGAGATAGCCAAAGAGGTTGAGGCTGCTGGAGGAAATATCAATGCCTCTACCTCATACGACTATACTATATATTACATTGTAATTGCCAGCAGATATCTTGATACAGCTCTCGATATATTATCTGATGCGATCATCAATCCAACTTTTGATCCTAAAGAATTAGAGAGAGAGCTAGATGTCATATTGGAGGAGGTTAAGAGGGCTAAAGACCTTCCTGAGAGGGAACTTCATGATAAGCTTTTTTCAAAGAGTTTTAGAGTTCATCCCTATGGAAAGCCTATTATTGGATACGAACAAACCATAAAAAGCCTTACCAGAAAAAAACTGCTGGAGTATTTTGATCGATGGTATGTCCCTGAGAATATGTTTCTAGTTGTTACAGGCGACTTTGATAAAGATATTTTGATACCAAAGGTAAAAGATGCCTTTGGTCGATTTAAAAAAGATTATCTTCCTGAAAGAGAAAGGCTCTTAGAGCCGACACAAGACGAATTAAGGAATGTTATTTTCTCAAGAGATGTAAAAAAAGCCCGACTGAGTCTAGCATTTCATATTCCAGAAGCCACACATCAAGATACCTACGCTTTAGATGTGCTTGCCTTAATTCTAGGGCAGGGAGAGAGTTCCAGACTTTTCCAAAGAGTAAAGATACAAAAAGAGCTTGCAAACTCTATTTATTCATATGCCCTATCTTTAAAGGATCCAGGGATATTTTTAGTTGAGGCCTCTTTGGAAAAAGCTAAAGTTCAAGACGCCCTTAAAAATATTTTAGAGGAACTATTTAAGCTAAAACAAGAAAGTGTTTCCTCTAGAGAACTGAAAAAGGCAAAGATTAATTTGAAGAGTGATTTTATATATAAGAAGGAAACCATGCAGGGCCAGGCCAGAAGCCTTGGTTTCTTTCACGCGGTATTTGGTGATATCTCTTATCAAAAGAAATATATAGAGGAGATAGATAAGGTTTCAGCAAAGGATATTATGAGGGTTGCCGGAAAATATTTAAAAGATACTAACATGACAGTTGGGATTCTTCTTCCAAAGGATACAAAGGAGTTTATCGACATAAAAGATATTAAAAGGATAACAAAAGACATTAAAGGAGAACTTGAAAAAAGGCCATCCAAACAAGCTGAAAGTGAAATTATAAAGAAAAAACTGGATAACGGCTTAACCCTGCTTATTAAACAAAATCATGGTGTACCTATTGTAGCAATGAGAGGGGTATTTTTGGGAGGTGTACGTTTTGAAGTTAGTGAAAATAACGGGGTGAGTAATTTTGTCGCTGAGATGTTTACAAAGGGGACGAAAACAAAGAGCTCTCTCGATATAGCAAATGAGATAGAGTCGATTGCTGGAAGTGTTTCAGGTTTTTCTGGAAGAAACAGTTTGGGAGTTGAGGCAGTCGTCCTTAGCCAATTTTTTGATAAGGGGATAGAACTCTTTGCTGACCTCATTCTCAATCCAAGCTTTGATAATGAAGAACTAGAGAAAAAGAGGAGGGAGATTATTTATAATATTCAGCGAGAAGAGGATAATCTTATACAATCAACCGCAAAGATATTTTATAGCACTCTTTTCAAAAATCATCCCTATGGAATGACTTCTCTCGGGACGATAAATTCAGTAAAGAATCTTTCCAGAAATGATCTGAAAGAGTTTTATCAAAAGTACATTATTCCCAACAATATGGTCCTTAGTATCGTAGGAGATATAAACAGCAATGAGGTCATAAAGAAAGTAGAGACCCTTTTTGGGAAATGGAGATCTCATGATTTTATTTTCCCTCATATACCTAAAGAGAAAACCGTTGAGAAGGTAAGAGTTAAAACAAAGAGAAGAGAAAAAAAGCAGACCCATATTATGCTTGGTTTTTTGGGAACATCTATGAAGGGCCCCGATAGATATCCTCTGGAGGTTCTGAATTCTATTCTCTCAGGTCAAGGAGGGAGATTGTTTATTGAACTCAGAGATAAAGAGAGTTTGGCATATACCGTCACATCTTTTAATCGTCTTGGCATAGAACCTGGATATTTCGGTGTTTATATAGCAACCAGCCCTGAAAAAGAAGAACAGGCCATCAAAGGGATTAAAAGAGAGTTGAGAAAGATAGTAGAGAGAGAAGTTAGTGTTCAAGAAATTGAAAGGGCAAAGAAAAGCCTGATCGGAGACTATGAGATTGGCTTGCAGAGGTATTCTGCTCAGGCTGCTGATATGGGCTTTAATGAGATTTATGGATTGGGTTTTGATGAATTTAAAAGATATTACAAAAAGATATCAAAAGTAACTACAGGTGATGTTCTCTTGATAGCCAAGAAATATTTAAATTTGGATGCCTATATCCTTGCAGTCATAAGGCCATAA